A part of Roseitalea porphyridii genomic DNA contains:
- the rnr gene encoding ribonuclease R, which translates to MSKAARPKGTPSREAIAAFVRDNPQKATKRDIARAFGLKGGARVALKHVLRELEEEGLIEKRGKRLATPGSLPPVMVLEVTGRDPDGGLLARPIEWDTERGAVPRIAIAPPKKGRAKVIVPGVGDRVLTRIGEQAEDGAYAGRVIKRLDRKKAAVLGVVRRTDKGGYRIEPTERKQSEMEVDKADLGGAKPGDLVEVETTRSGRHGLSKAKVLEVIGSLKSEKAVSMIAIHAHGIPHIFPDEVLAEAEAAKRPKLKPPREDWRDVPLITIDPETAKDHDDAVHGAPDDDPKNPGGHIVTVAIADVAHFVRPGSALDREAQKRGNSVYFPDRVVPMLPERISNDLCSLRENEDRPAMAVRMVFDASGRKTTHSFHRIMMRSHAKLSYEQAQQAIDGAPDETAAPVLDTILKPLWAAYRCLLKGRKDREPLELDIPEREIVLGEDGTVDKVVVPPRLDAHKLIEECMIQANVAAAETLEKKKQALVFRIHDAPALAKQEALREFLKTLDIPLARGAQLRPSAFNAILDRVEDTDHSPLVHGVVLRSQSQAEYSPDNIGHFGLNLKRYAHFTSPIRRYADLIVHRALIRALGLGDGGDELPEMELDQLREIAGLISSAERRAVNAERDTVDRLIAEHLDGRVGETFDARVSGMTGSGLFVTLDAYGADGFIPASKLGEDYYRHDEALHAMVGERTGQGYRLGDAVEVRLAEVQALAGAIRFDMESDPRDLGKTMKSRHKATRGQRSGRPARRSQRAGRGKGKR; encoded by the coding sequence ATGAGTAAGGCCGCTCGCCCCAAAGGCACGCCATCGCGCGAGGCGATCGCCGCCTTCGTGCGCGACAATCCGCAAAAGGCCACCAAGCGCGACATCGCCCGCGCCTTCGGGCTGAAGGGCGGCGCGCGCGTCGCGCTCAAACACGTGCTGCGCGAACTGGAAGAAGAGGGGCTGATCGAAAAGCGCGGAAAGCGCCTTGCAACGCCCGGCTCCCTGCCCCCCGTGATGGTGCTCGAAGTGACCGGCCGCGATCCGGACGGCGGCCTTCTGGCGCGCCCGATCGAATGGGACACCGAACGCGGCGCTGTTCCGCGCATCGCCATCGCGCCGCCCAAGAAGGGTCGCGCCAAGGTGATCGTGCCCGGCGTCGGCGACCGGGTGCTCACGCGCATCGGCGAACAGGCCGAGGACGGCGCCTATGCCGGCCGCGTCATCAAGCGGCTCGACAGGAAGAAGGCGGCCGTGCTCGGCGTCGTTCGCCGCACGGACAAGGGCGGCTACCGGATCGAGCCGACCGAGCGCAAGCAGAGCGAGATGGAGGTCGACAAGGCCGATCTGGGTGGGGCGAAACCCGGCGATCTGGTCGAGGTCGAGACGACACGCTCGGGCCGGCATGGGCTTTCGAAAGCGAAAGTGCTCGAGGTGATCGGCTCGCTGAAGAGCGAAAAGGCGGTCTCGATGATCGCCATCCACGCGCACGGCATTCCGCACATCTTCCCCGACGAGGTTCTGGCCGAAGCCGAGGCGGCGAAACGGCCGAAGCTCAAGCCGCCGCGCGAGGACTGGCGTGATGTGCCGCTGATCACAATCGATCCGGAGACCGCCAAGGACCATGACGACGCCGTCCATGGCGCGCCCGACGACGATCCCAAGAACCCCGGCGGGCACATCGTCACGGTGGCGATCGCCGATGTCGCCCATTTCGTGCGGCCCGGCTCGGCGCTCGACCGGGAGGCGCAGAAGCGCGGCAACTCGGTCTATTTTCCCGACCGTGTCGTGCCGATGCTGCCCGAGCGCATCTCCAACGATCTGTGTTCTCTGCGCGAGAACGAGGACCGGCCGGCGATGGCCGTGCGCATGGTCTTCGACGCGAGCGGGCGCAAGACAACGCACAGTTTCCACCGCATCATGATGCGCTCGCACGCCAAGCTGTCCTACGAGCAGGCCCAGCAGGCGATCGATGGCGCGCCCGACGAGACCGCCGCCCCGGTGCTCGACACCATCCTCAAGCCGTTGTGGGCGGCGTACCGGTGTCTGCTGAAGGGCCGCAAGGACCGCGAACCGCTGGAGCTGGACATTCCCGAGCGCGAGATCGTGCTTGGCGAGGATGGCACGGTCGACAAGGTCGTCGTGCCGCCGCGTCTGGACGCGCACAAGCTGATCGAGGAATGCATGATCCAGGCGAACGTCGCCGCCGCCGAGACGCTGGAGAAGAAGAAGCAGGCGCTGGTCTTCCGCATCCACGACGCGCCGGCGCTCGCCAAGCAGGAGGCGCTGCGCGAATTCCTCAAGACCCTCGACATCCCGCTGGCGCGCGGCGCCCAGCTCCGCCCGTCGGCGTTCAACGCGATCCTCGATCGGGTCGAGGACACCGATCACTCGCCGCTGGTGCACGGGGTGGTGCTGCGCTCGCAGAGCCAGGCCGAGTATTCGCCGGACAATATCGGTCATTTCGGCCTGAACCTGAAGCGCTACGCGCATTTCACCTCGCCGATCCGGCGTTATGCGGACCTGATCGTCCACCGCGCGCTGATCCGGGCTCTCGGTCTGGGCGACGGCGGCGACGAACTGCCCGAGATGGAGCTCGACCAGCTGCGCGAGATCGCCGGGCTGATCTCGTCGGCCGAACGGCGTGCGGTCAATGCCGAGCGCGACACGGTCGACCGGCTGATCGCCGAACATCTGGACGGGCGCGTCGGCGAGACGTTCGACGCGCGCGTGTCGGGCATGACAGGTTCGGGCCTTTTCGTGACGCTCGACGCCTATGGCGCGGACGGGTTCATCCCCGCATCGAAGCTGGGCGAGGACTATTATCGCCACGACGAGGCGTTGCACGCGATGGTGGGCGAACGCACCGGTCAGGGCTACAGGCTGGGCGATGCGGTCGAGGTGCGGCTCGCCGAGGTGCAGGCGCTGGCCGGCGCGATCCGCTTTGACATGGAAAGCGATCCGCGCGATCTGGGCAAGACGATGAAGTCGCGCCACAAGGCCACACGCGGACAACGCAGCGGGCGACCCGCGCGGCGCAGCCAGCGCGCGGGCCGAGGGAAAGGCAAGCGATGA
- a CDS encoding DUF983 domain-containing protein: MSGTFRTQSFGGAGLEPRRPLFSAMWRGAKGRCPNCGEGALFRAYAKSVDRCGHCGEEILHHRADDLPAYLNVFIVGHIVVAGFLLVERVTDWPGWAHLALWIPVTIIMALALIPPIKGAVIGLQWANRMHGFGGETDDVADPDIDPRQHG, translated from the coding sequence ATGAGCGGGACGTTCCGGACGCAGAGTTTCGGCGGCGCGGGCCTGGAGCCGCGTCGGCCCCTGTTCTCGGCGATGTGGCGCGGCGCCAAGGGTCGTTGCCCGAACTGCGGCGAGGGCGCCCTGTTTCGCGCCTATGCGAAGTCGGTCGACCGGTGCGGCCATTGCGGCGAGGAAATCCTCCATCACCGCGCCGACGACCTGCCGGCCTATCTGAACGTGTTCATCGTCGGCCACATCGTCGTCGCCGGCTTCCTGCTCGTCGAGCGCGTGACGGACTGGCCCGGCTGGGCGCATCTGGCGCTGTGGATCCCGGTCACGATCATCATGGCGCTGGCGCTGATCCCGCCGATCAAGGGCGCGGTGATCGGCCTGCAATGGGCCAACCGGATGCACGGCTTCGGCGGCGAGACCGACGACGTCGCCGACCCCGACATCGATCCGCGTCAGCACGGCTGA
- the rpmG gene encoding 50S ribosomal protein L33 — protein sequence MAKATTIKIKLQSTADTGFFYVTKKNSRTMTEKMVKRKYDPIAKKHVEFKEAKIK from the coding sequence ATGGCCAAGGCCACAACCATCAAGATCAAGCTGCAGTCGACGGCCGATACGGGCTTTTTCTACGTCACCAAGAAGAACAGCCGCACGATGACCGAGAAGATGGTCAAGCGGAAGTACGACCCGATCGCCAAGAAGCACGTCGAGTTCAAGGAAGCCAAGATCAAGTAG
- a CDS encoding DNA-processing protein DprA has product MPEGEQADTEADPIRFELSDRQRIAWLRLWRTDNVGPATFRDLINHCGSAENALSMLPTLATRGGRQRHPHIPSEDEAEAELAAIARHGARLIGIGEPDYPPLLRLSDQAPPLVTVKGDAAVLGQPCVAIVGSRNASMAGLTMARRLAAGLGEAGYAVASGLARGIDAAAHEAALETGTIAVLAGGPDRPYPPENVPLLERIETGGPSCSITEKPFGWQPRSKDFPRRNRIIAGLSIALVVVEAAARSGSLTSARLAGELGRLVLAVPGSPLDPRAHGTNTLIRDGATLVRSVDDIVEAIAPLDPEAGLYQPPPPPIDMPSPGEPPPGDDARERVIALLGPAPVPVDDLIAEAGVGPAQMALIIIELDLAGRIERHSGNRVSLLLGDP; this is encoded by the coding sequence TTGCCGGAAGGCGAGCAGGCCGATACCGAAGCCGACCCGATCCGGTTCGAACTGTCCGACAGGCAGCGGATCGCCTGGCTGCGCCTTTGGCGGACGGACAATGTCGGCCCGGCGACCTTCCGCGACCTGATCAACCATTGCGGCTCGGCCGAGAACGCGCTTTCCATGCTGCCGACGCTGGCAACGCGCGGCGGGCGCCAGCGTCATCCGCACATCCCCTCCGAAGACGAGGCCGAAGCCGAACTGGCCGCGATCGCGCGGCACGGGGCGCGCCTGATCGGCATCGGCGAGCCGGACTATCCGCCGCTTCTGCGCCTGTCCGACCAGGCGCCGCCGTTGGTGACGGTCAAGGGTGATGCCGCCGTTCTGGGACAGCCGTGCGTGGCGATCGTCGGCTCGCGCAACGCCTCGATGGCCGGGCTGACGATGGCGCGGCGCCTCGCCGCCGGTCTCGGAGAGGCCGGCTACGCGGTCGCCTCGGGCCTTGCGCGCGGCATCGACGCGGCCGCGCACGAAGCAGCGCTGGAGACCGGAACCATCGCCGTGCTCGCCGGCGGCCCGGACCGCCCCTACCCGCCTGAGAACGTGCCGCTTCTCGAACGAATCGAGACCGGGGGGCCGAGCTGCTCGATCACCGAAAAACCGTTCGGCTGGCAGCCGCGCTCAAAGGACTTTCCGCGCCGAAACCGGATCATAGCAGGGCTGTCGATCGCGCTCGTGGTGGTCGAGGCCGCCGCGCGATCCGGCTCGCTGACCTCGGCACGGCTGGCCGGCGAACTGGGCCGGCTCGTCCTTGCCGTGCCGGGCTCGCCGCTCGATCCGCGCGCGCACGGCACCAACACGCTGATCCGCGACGGCGCGACGCTGGTGCGTTCGGTCGACGACATCGTCGAGGCGATCGCGCCGCTCGACCCCGAGGCGGGCCTCTATCAGCCGCCTCCGCCACCGATCGACATGCCTTCACCCGGCGAGCCACCCCCCGGCGACGATGCGCGAGAGCGCGTGATCGCGCTTCTGGGTCCCGCGCCTGTGCCGGTCGACGATCTGATCGCGGAGGCCGGTGTCGGCCCGGCGCAGATGGCGCTGATCATCATCGAACTCGACCTTGCCGGTCGCATCGAGCGTCATTCAGGCAATCGAGTTTCGCTTCTGCTCGGAGACCCGTAA
- the plsY gene encoding glycerol-3-phosphate 1-O-acyltransferase PlsY, translating to MELATDWSIFAILVALAGGYLSGSIPFGLLLTRAAGLGDIRSIGSGNIGATNVLRTGNKWLAALTLLLDALKGLVPVVIGKAFGLEAALAAGLGAFVGHLYPVWLGFRGGKGVATFAGISLGYSWTVLLPFAVGWLVTAFATRYSSLAALVGVAVTTLTLFLVGQTALGWLYVLLTALVVFKHRTNIARLRAGTESRIGQKG from the coding sequence ATGGAACTGGCCACGGACTGGAGCATCTTTGCGATCCTCGTCGCGCTCGCTGGCGGCTATCTGAGCGGGTCGATCCCGTTCGGCCTGCTGCTGACGCGCGCGGCCGGGCTCGGCGATATCCGGTCGATCGGATCGGGCAATATCGGCGCGACCAACGTGCTGCGCACCGGCAACAAATGGCTGGCCGCTCTCACGCTGCTGCTCGACGCGCTCAAGGGGCTCGTCCCCGTCGTGATCGGCAAGGCGTTCGGCCTGGAGGCCGCGCTCGCGGCCGGCCTTGGCGCGTTCGTCGGCCATCTCTACCCAGTCTGGCTGGGCTTTCGCGGCGGCAAGGGCGTTGCCACCTTCGCCGGCATCTCGCTGGGCTATTCATGGACCGTGCTGCTGCCGTTCGCGGTCGGCTGGCTGGTGACCGCGTTCGCCACCCGCTATTCATCGCTTGCGGCGCTCGTCGGCGTCGCGGTGACGACCCTGACCCTGTTCCTTGTTGGCCAGACCGCGCTCGGCTGGCTATACGTTCTGCTGACGGCGCTTGTGGTCTTCAAGCATCGCACGAACATCGCAAGGCTGCGCGCCGGCACCGAAAGCCGGATCGGCCAGAAGGGGTGA
- a CDS encoding DUF3572 domain-containing protein, with translation MQRQSDHQAAHGAAINADGSSIAIAALSWISADGEMISRFCALTGIEPGQMRQAASEPGFLAGVLEFLLAHEPTLMRFCDDNGIEPATVQRAHAELAGGAVPGPGDFV, from the coding sequence ATGCAAAGGCAGTCCGATCACCAGGCCGCGCACGGCGCGGCGATAAACGCAGACGGGTCGTCGATCGCGATCGCGGCGCTTTCCTGGATTTCCGCCGACGGCGAGATGATCAGCCGCTTCTGTGCGCTGACCGGCATCGAGCCCGGCCAGATGCGCCAGGCGGCGAGCGAGCCGGGGTTTCTGGCCGGGGTGCTCGAATTCCTCCTGGCGCATGAACCCACGCTGATGCGCTTTTGCGACGACAACGGCATCGAGCCGGCGACCGTCCAGCGCGCCCACGCGGAACTCGCCGGTGGCGCCGTGCCCGGCCCCGGCGACTTCGTCTGA
- a CDS encoding NUDIX hydrolase, giving the protein MTQRPALRPADAASLILADMTGKDPLFLMGRRSGGHVFMAHNRVFPGGRVERSDSFARTPDALATADIERLADELGGRSRSRRAAAFGTCALREAHEETGLLLAGAALRTPIRYVARAITPPGQVRRYDTRFFLASVDRARLDYASTDGELADIGWYPLPREDDDAVHQITRVMMRLSHERLCADPALASDAPVPCFRVRNGRRIVEYPADGAFP; this is encoded by the coding sequence ATGACGCAGCGCCCCGCCCTCCGGCCCGCCGATGCCGCCTCGCTGATCCTGGCCGACATGACCGGCAAGGATCCGCTGTTCCTGATGGGCCGACGCTCGGGCGGCCATGTCTTCATGGCGCACAATCGCGTCTTTCCCGGTGGCAGGGTCGAACGGTCCGACAGCTTCGCGCGGACGCCGGACGCACTGGCCACAGCCGACATCGAACGGCTGGCCGACGAGCTGGGCGGCCGCAGCCGATCGCGACGGGCGGCCGCCTTCGGGACATGCGCGCTGCGCGAGGCGCACGAGGAAACCGGCCTGCTGCTCGCGGGCGCGGCCCTTCGCACGCCGATCCGCTATGTGGCGCGGGCGATCACCCCGCCCGGTCAGGTCCGTCGCTACGACACGCGCTTCTTCCTCGCCTCGGTCGACCGCGCCCGGCTCGATTATGCGTCGACCGACGGCGAACTGGCCGACATCGGCTGGTATCCTCTGCCGAGGGAGGACGATGACGCGGTGCACCAGATCACGCGGGTGATGATGCGGCTGTCGCACGAGCGGCTGTGCGCCGATCCAGCTCTGGCCTCGGACGCGCCGGTGCCCTGCTTTCGGGTTCGAAACGGCCGGCGCATCGTCGAATATCCGGCGGACGGCGCGTTTCCCTGA
- a CDS encoding PleD family two-component system response regulator: MTARILVVDDNQLNLDLLNARLTMEYYEVATALDGHQALEALARESFDIVLLDIMMPGIDGFEVCRRIKADPGTMDIPVVMVTALDQMEDRVRGLQAGADDFLTKPVNELQLLARVKSLTRLKMLTDELRLRAHTTRDIAIEELLRRHGTKPEARAEVLLIDERASVFERYSGILRGVANLHHVRDPQEGVLAAAEGGFECVIVSADFATFDPLRVIAQLRSLDRTRFLPIILSSDTENDTLIARALELGVNDFVVRPVDANEFVARLRTQVRRKAYHDGLRSNVAESIELAVTDGLTGLHNRRYLDTHLQSLVDRARKRGRPLSLLITDIDHFKAVNDTHGHDGGDEVLREFGRRLRGQVRGLDLVCRFGGEEFVIVMPDTSAVMAAEIAERLRLDVAETPFAVGADRSKIAVTASLGVATLDPSSAEDGAALIKKADLALYEAKNGGRNKVIAKAA, encoded by the coding sequence ATGACCGCACGCATCCTCGTCGTCGACGACAACCAGCTCAATCTGGATCTGCTCAACGCGCGCCTGACGATGGAATATTACGAGGTCGCCACCGCGCTTGACGGCCATCAGGCGCTCGAGGCGCTGGCGCGTGAAAGCTTCGACATCGTGCTGCTCGACATCATGATGCCGGGGATCGACGGGTTCGAGGTCTGCCGGCGCATCAAGGCCGATCCGGGGACGATGGACATTCCGGTGGTCATGGTCACCGCGCTCGACCAGATGGAGGACCGCGTGCGGGGTCTTCAGGCCGGTGCCGACGACTTCCTGACCAAACCGGTCAACGAGCTTCAGCTGCTGGCGCGCGTCAAGAGCCTGACCCGGCTGAAGATGCTGACGGACGAATTGCGTCTGCGCGCCCACACCACGCGCGACATCGCCATAGAGGAACTGCTGCGGCGCCACGGCACAAAGCCCGAAGCCCGCGCCGAGGTGCTGCTGATCGACGAACGCGCCTCGGTCTTCGAGCGATACAGCGGCATTCTGCGCGGCGTCGCCAATCTGCACCACGTCAGGGATCCGCAGGAGGGCGTGCTCGCCGCCGCCGAGGGCGGTTTCGAGTGCGTGATCGTCTCGGCCGACTTCGCCACCTTCGATCCGCTGCGCGTGATCGCCCAGCTTCGCTCGCTGGATCGCACGCGCTTCCTGCCGATCATCCTGTCCTCGGACACCGAGAACGATACGCTGATCGCCCGCGCGCTCGAGCTGGGCGTCAACGATTTCGTCGTCCGCCCGGTCGACGCCAACGAATTCGTCGCGCGCCTGCGCACCCAGGTGCGCCGCAAGGCCTATCATGACGGGCTGCGCTCCAACGTCGCCGAATCGATCGAACTTGCCGTCACCGACGGGCTGACCGGCCTGCACAATCGACGCTATCTCGACACCCATCTTCAATCGCTCGTCGACCGCGCCCGCAAGCGCGGCCGCCCGCTGTCGCTGCTGATCACCGACATCGACCACTTCAAGGCCGTCAACGACACGCACGGCCACGATGGTGGTGACGAGGTGCTGCGCGAGTTCGGCCGCCGCCTGCGCGGTCAGGTACGCGGCCTGGACCTGGTCTGCCGGTTCGGCGGCGAGGAGTTCGTGATCGTCATGCCCGACACGTCGGCGGTGATGGCCGCCGAAATCGCCGAGCGGCTTCGGCTCGACGTCGCCGAGACGCCGTTCGCGGTCGGCGCCGACCGCTCGAAGATCGCGGTGACGGCCTCGCTCGGTGTCGCAACGCTCGATCCCTCATCCGCAGAAGATGGCGCGGCCCTGATCAAGAAAGCCGATCTCGCGCTCTACGAAGCCAAGAACGGCGGTCGGAACAAGGTTATTGCCAAGGCCGCGTAG
- the topA gene encoding type I DNA topoisomerase gives MEVVVVESPAKAKTINKYLGSGYKVLASFGHVRDLPAKDGSVKPEDDFAMSWQVDTASNKRLNEIASAVKAADGLILATDPDREGEAISWHVLEVLNKKKALKDKPVKRVVFNAITKNAVLDAIAHPRDIDGPLVDAYLARRALDYLVGFTLSPVLWRKLPGARSAGRVQSVALRLVCDRETEIEQFKPEEYWSILAQLKTAAEASFTARLTGFDGKKLTKMGVKDGDTAGAIKAMLEAASFKVANVEAKPVKRNPPPPFTTSTLQQAASAKLGFAPARTMQIAQKLYEGVDLGSETAGLITYMRTDGVQMAPEAIDSARSAIGERFGGRFVPEKPRFYSSKAKNAQEAHEAVRPTDFTRAPDAIRSVLTDEQFKLYDLIWKRGIASQMEQARLERTTVDILAEGNGKRAELRATGSVVTFEGFFAAYTEHRDDQKADDEDGDDNRLPPMAEGETCAREAIEANQHFTEPPPRFTEASLIKKMEEIGIGRPSTYSATVSTLKDRDYVRLDKRALVPEPKGRLVTAFLQDFFERYVEYDFTADLEEKLDLISDGKLAWKDVLRDFWRDFSAHVDETKELRIANVLDALNERLEPLVFPKREDGSDPRICPKCGTGQLSLKLGKFGSFVGCSNYPDCSYTRQLGQEGNGEADAFADGPQVLGKDPFTGEEITLRTGRFGPYVQRGEGKEAKRTSVPKGWKPEEIDHEKALALLSLPRDVGAHPETGKMISAGLGRYGPFVLHDGTYANLESVEEVFSVGLNRAVTLIAEKKAKGGARGRGAAALKELGEHPQVGGPVTVHDGRYGPYVKHGKINATIPKGTDPMSVDLPKAVELIAARAEKAGKKVAGPSGAKKKATGKKKAAPKKATGKGKAAASASADE, from the coding sequence ATGGAAGTCGTTGTCGTCGAATCGCCAGCCAAGGCGAAAACCATCAACAAATATCTGGGGTCGGGCTACAAGGTCCTGGCCTCGTTCGGCCATGTCCGTGATCTGCCCGCCAAGGATGGCTCGGTCAAGCCCGAGGACGACTTCGCCATGTCCTGGCAGGTCGACACCGCCTCCAACAAGCGGCTGAACGAGATCGCCTCGGCGGTCAAGGCGGCCGACGGGCTCATTCTCGCCACCGACCCCGATCGCGAGGGCGAGGCGATTTCCTGGCATGTGCTGGAAGTGCTCAACAAGAAGAAGGCGCTGAAGGACAAGCCGGTCAAGCGCGTCGTCTTCAACGCGATCACGAAGAACGCGGTTCTCGACGCCATCGCCCATCCGCGCGACATCGACGGCCCGCTGGTCGACGCCTATCTGGCGCGCCGGGCGCTCGACTATCTGGTCGGCTTCACCCTGTCGCCCGTCCTCTGGCGCAAGCTGCCCGGCGCCCGTTCGGCCGGCCGCGTCCAGTCGGTCGCGCTGCGTCTCGTCTGCGACCGCGAAACCGAGATCGAGCAGTTCAAGCCCGAGGAATACTGGTCCATCCTGGCGCAGCTGAAGACGGCGGCCGAGGCGTCCTTCACCGCCCGGCTGACCGGGTTCGACGGCAAGAAGCTGACCAAGATGGGCGTCAAGGACGGCGACACGGCCGGCGCCATAAAGGCGATGCTGGAGGCGGCCAGCTTCAAGGTCGCAAACGTCGAGGCCAAGCCGGTCAAGCGCAATCCGCCGCCGCCCTTCACCACATCGACGCTGCAGCAGGCCGCCTCGGCGAAACTGGGCTTTGCGCCGGCGCGCACGATGCAGATCGCCCAGAAGCTTTACGAGGGCGTCGATCTGGGCAGCGAGACCGCCGGCCTGATCACCTACATGCGGACCGACGGCGTGCAGATGGCGCCCGAGGCCATCGACAGCGCCCGGTCTGCGATCGGCGAGCGGTTCGGCGGCAGGTTCGTGCCCGAAAAACCCCGCTTCTATTCATCCAAGGCAAAGAACGCGCAGGAAGCGCACGAAGCGGTGCGACCGACCGATTTCACACGGGCGCCCGATGCGATCCGTTCCGTGCTGACCGACGAACAGTTCAAGCTCTACGATCTGATCTGGAAGCGCGGCATCGCCAGCCAGATGGAACAGGCGCGGCTCGAACGCACGACCGTGGACATCCTCGCCGAAGGCAACGGCAAGCGCGCCGAACTGCGCGCGACGGGCTCGGTCGTCACCTTCGAGGGCTTTTTTGCCGCCTACACCGAACACCGCGACGACCAGAAGGCCGATGACGAGGACGGCGACGACAATCGCCTGCCGCCGATGGCCGAGGGCGAGACCTGCGCGCGCGAGGCGATCGAGGCGAACCAGCACTTCACCGAGCCGCCGCCGCGCTTCACCGAAGCCTCGCTGATCAAGAAGATGGAGGAGATCGGCATCGGCCGGCCGTCGACCTATTCGGCGACGGTCTCAACGCTCAAGGATCGCGACTATGTGCGCCTGGACAAGCGCGCGCTGGTGCCCGAACCCAAGGGCCGGCTGGTGACGGCGTTCCTGCAGGACTTCTTCGAGCGCTACGTCGAATATGATTTCACGGCCGACCTTGAGGAAAAGCTCGACCTGATCTCCGACGGCAAGCTTGCCTGGAAGGACGTGCTGCGCGATTTCTGGCGCGATTTCTCGGCCCATGTCGACGAGACCAAGGAACTGCGGATCGCCAACGTGCTCGATGCGCTCAACGAGCGGCTCGAACCGCTGGTCTTTCCAAAGCGCGAGGACGGATCCGATCCGCGCATCTGTCCCAAATGCGGCACCGGCCAGCTCAGCCTGAAACTGGGCAAGTTCGGCTCGTTCGTGGGATGCTCGAACTATCCCGACTGCAGCTACACGCGCCAGCTCGGCCAGGAAGGCAATGGCGAGGCCGATGCCTTCGCCGACGGCCCGCAGGTGCTCGGCAAGGACCCGTTCACCGGCGAGGAGATCACCCTGCGCACGGGCCGGTTCGGGCCGTACGTGCAACGAGGCGAAGGCAAGGAGGCCAAGCGCACGAGCGTGCCGAAGGGCTGGAAGCCCGAGGAAATCGACCATGAAAAGGCGCTGGCGCTGCTGTCGCTGCCGCGCGACGTCGGCGCCCACCCCGAGACCGGCAAGATGATCTCGGCCGGGCTTGGCCGCTACGGCCCGTTCGTGCTGCATGACGGCACCTACGCCAACCTCGAAAGCGTCGAGGAGGTCTTCTCGGTCGGGCTGAACCGGGCGGTCACGCTGATCGCCGAAAAGAAGGCCAAGGGCGGCGCGCGCGGCCGCGGCGCGGCGGCGCTCAAGGAACTTGGCGAGCATCCGCAAGTGGGCGGTCCGGTCACAGTCCATGACGGCCGCTACGGGCCCTATGTCAAGCATGGCAAGATCAACGCCACCATCCCGAAGGGCACGGACCCGATGAGCGTCGACCTGCCAAAAGCGGTCGAACTGATCGCCGCGCGCGCCGAAAAGGCGGGCAAGAAAGTCGCGGGCCCGTCCGGCGCAAAGAAAAAGGCGACGGGCAAGAAGAAGGCGGCGCCGAAGAAGGCGACAGGCAAGGGCAAGGCGGCCGCTTCGGCCTCGGCCGATGAGTAA
- a CDS encoding response regulator, producing MTKTVMIVEDNELNMKLFRDIIEASGYQTVRTRNGLEALDLARANRPDLILMDIQLPEVSGLEVTKWLKADDDLHPIPVIAVTAFAMKGDEERIRQGGCEGYISKPISVPKFIETIRSYLGDA from the coding sequence ATGACAAAGACCGTGATGATCGTAGAAGACAACGAGCTCAACATGAAGCTCTTTCGCGACATCATCGAAGCCAGCGGCTACCAGACCGTGCGCACGCGCAACGGGCTCGAGGCGCTCGATCTGGCGCGGGCCAACCGGCCGGACCTGATCCTGATGGACATCCAGCTTCCCGAGGTCTCGGGCCTGGAAGTGACGAAATGGCTCAAGGCCGACGATGATCTTCATCCGATCCCGGTGATCGCGGTGACCGCCTTTGCCATGAAGGGCGACGAGGAGCGCATCCGCCAGGGTGGCTGCGAGGGCTATATCTCCAAGCCGATCTCGGTCCCTAAGTTTATCGAAACGATTCGCTCCTATCTTGGCGACGCCTGA